AGCAAACTAACGCGGAGCAGGGAAGCAGCTTCTCCAGCTATTAGCCTCTCCACACAGCGGAGTTTGTGCAGCTTACACACTGTACGTCTTGTCAGGGCTTTTGTCTCTTAACACAACACCTGGTGGATGAATGATGTCTGCCGCTAGTATTGACCCTCAGGTAAGCAGCGAGGAGAAACGCTCAGCTTCAGGTTTTTATTTCTACAGAGAGGCGAGATGTGCGGTGTGTGCATCCCACTCTGAACACGATGCCACCATTGGCAGCTAGTCAGCTAGTTAGCCAACTGAGAGGGGAGGTTAGCTAGAAAACTGGTCTCTGCTGGTAACCAAAGGCCTGGACCACAGCTTCCAGTGGGTATCTGACAAATGTTGGCACAACACACCGCCCAGCgctttttttactgtatatatcagCCAGGGTTTCAGAGGAGACGTCTAAACATGTCAGTGTGCAGCTAGGATAATGTGTGAAGCTTTGACATAACATTGGAGACCCATGCAagctttctttatttctcctttcACATGCATTCCTCCTTTTAATGTGACCATAAGACATCGAAAGGACAAGATGCAAGCAAAGGTAAGAGATAAATGTCTCCTGACCTTCCAGATTTTCTTATCTAAAGATGTAGCACCTGTTTAGCACCCTGTTTATCATAGTATACAACTGTCACCTGATACCTTTTATGTAACTTACTCATGTATTGTTGTAGCCCTTATATCAACAGAGAAACTCCAACAATATCTAGCCTACATAGCATTAAATAATGTCTTTGCATCATTACATATTTTGCTCCACATGTTTGCATTGTAGTTGTATGCAGTAATGAACATACATCAGTTTATCAATGGAAAACACcttacacatttcacattttgtctACTCTGCGGCAGACAGGATaatctattttaaatattcaacacTAAACatcattcatgttgttttgctcCACCCATGGActtattttttcattctctgGTTATAGTTTCAGTCCAGCTATTAAATGTTAGAAACAAGTTATTAGCACTAGTGCAGAAGACATTTTAGTTGCATATTTTTTAGTGAGCACCTTCTTGTGTTCTGTTTGCATTAATGTAACTTAATTTTAGCTCAGGTGATATGGGGATTCTGTGATGTTGTAATTCCAACTTGTACAATGCAGATATTTTAGGCTTCACAATAGACTTGGCATCATTAGGTTGTTGTGTAAATTCGGATGCTCCAGCTTTGACAGAAAGTTTGATTTTATTGCAGCCTTTCCAGTTTCAGTGCAGAATGGTTCCCTCCACCAAAAGGATACAGTCCATGACAATGACTTTGAGCCTTATCTCACCAGCCAGTCTAATCAGGTAGGAAACACCTTTGAGTTGTCTTTTGTGAagctaaaattattttattttgaactgATTATCAACAAATCTCGTTGCCCTAACAAATTATCttaattctatttttgtttgtagaataACAGCTATCAATCAATGACAGACCCTTATCTGTCCAGCTACTATGCCCCCTCCATTGGATTTCCTTACCCTCTCAGTGAGGCTCCTTGGTCTACAGGAGGGGACCCACCAATTCCCTACCTGACACCCTATGCCCCCCTCAGCAATGGAGACCATCACTTCATGCACGACACCGTGTTTGGGCAGCCAGGTGggctcagcagcagcatctaTCCTCACAGGTTTAACTTTTTCCCCGAGAACCCGGCCTTCTCAGCCTGGGGCACCAGCGGTTCTCAGGGTCAGCAGACTCAGAGCTCAGCTTATGGGGGGAGTTACAGCTACCCACCCAGCTCTCTAGGAGGCACCTTAGTCCCTGATGGCCAGACAGGTTTCCATAGTGACACCCTGAGCAAGGCTCCAGGTATGAACAGCCTAGAGCAGGGCATGCTGGGCCTAAAAATAGGTGGGGATGTGACAGGAAGTGGCTCCGGTGTGAAGAGTGCAGGCTCTGTGATCGGTGGCGGCGGCAGTGTAGCTGCAGCTGTTGCCACGGGCAACGGTGGCACACCAATTGGAGTGCCCCCTCCAAAACCTACATCGTGGGCTGCTATTGCTAGTAAACCTGCCAAGCTGCAGCAACAGAAGACCAAGATCAAACCTGGCACACCCATAGCTGGAGGAGCTATGCCTCCACCCCCCATTAAACACAACATGGACATTGATACATGGGATAATAAAGGGACTGCTACCAAGATGGCCCCTCCTTTgcccacccaccaccaccaccaccatcaccaccaacaccaccaacagCACCAGCCCCAGCTTCACTCTCATGCTCCCAGTCTCCTACCCCCCCTTCAACAGTCCCTACAGTCTGCCCA
This sequence is a window from Siniperca chuatsi isolate FFG_IHB_CAS linkage group LG10, ASM2008510v1, whole genome shotgun sequence. Protein-coding genes within it:
- the ythdf1 gene encoding YTH domain-containing family protein 1, with protein sequence MMSAASIDPQTSKGQDASKAFPVSVQNGSLHQKDTVHDNDFEPYLTSQSNQNNSYQSMTDPYLSSYYAPSIGFPYPLSEAPWSTGGDPPIPYLTPYAPLSNGDHHFMHDTVFGQPGGLSSSIYPHRFNFFPENPAFSAWGTSGSQGQQTQSSAYGGSYSYPPSSLGGTLVPDGQTGFHSDTLSKAPGMNSLEQGMLGLKIGGDVTGSGSGVKSAGSVIGGGGSVAAAVATGNGGTPIGVPPPKPTSWAAIASKPAKLQQQKTKIKPGTPIAGGAMPPPPIKHNMDIDTWDNKGTATKMAPPLPTHHHHHHHHQHHQQHQPQLHSHAPSLLPPLQQSLQSAQSLVQQMTMQGPPPPHPQSYQNHNSAPTPQTRWVAPRNRNLCYSGGSLDSSGSSNGGGVGNGGGGCGLVPPEPGSESHPVLEKLRAAHSYNPKEFDWNLKNGRVFIIKSYSEDDIHRSIKYSIWCSTEHGNKRLDSAFRAMNAKGPVYLLFSVNGSGHFCGVAEMRSPVDYGTSAGVWAQDKWKGKFDVNWLFVKDVPNSQLRHIRLENNDNKPVTNSRDTQEVPLEKAKQVLKIIAQYKHTTSIFDDFSHYEKKQEEEEVVKKSYEPASIQSRSRIDQDRQK